From Candidatus Doudnabacteria bacterium, a single genomic window includes:
- a CDS encoding translation initiation factor IF-2 N-terminal domain-containing protein, which produces MPKVLSVKDLAAKLNLDVTAVIRKLIQNGVMATIK; this is translated from the coding sequence TTGCCGAAAGTATTGAGCGTGAAGGATCTGGCCGCAAAATTGAACTTGGATGTGACGGCTGTTATCCGCAAGCTCATCCAAAACGGTGTCATGGCCACTATAAAATGA
- a CDS encoding YdeI/OmpD-associated family protein yields the protein MEALGKKKKAKKFFESLNKVNKYAIYYRLNATQKPETREKKIKNIIVMLKNGQKFH from the coding sequence TTGGAAGCCCTGGGAAAGAAAAAGAAAGCGAAAAAGTTTTTTGAAAGCCTGAACAAAGTGAATAAGTATGCAATTTATTATCGCTTGAACGCAACTCAAAAACCTGAAACAAGAGAAAAAAAGATAAAGAATATTATTGTGATGCTCAAGAACGGCCAGAAATTTCATTAA
- the rhuM gene encoding RhuM family protein, with amino-acid sequence MTEENKGEIVIYKAEEGPELQVTLENETVWLNLQQMTDLFQRDKSVISRHIQNIYKEAELSQNATVAFFATVQKEGNREVKREIEFYNLDMIISVGYRVNSKRGTQFRIWATQRLRDYLLKGYLVNEKRLKENEEIKLKELQQAVGLMQQALSVKRLEGYEKELLNIITDYANTWLTFYQFDAGTLALEGNKKTTKHLEYEQIKKSIVRFKQRLMKDDEASELFGTEVSEKLLSLLGNVKQSLGGKDVYPTLEEKAAHLLYFAVKNHPFVDGNKRIGALLFILFLVQNNFLINKRGERKINDSALTAVTLLVAESKPAQKDVMVKLIVNLINKK; translated from the coding sequence ATGACTGAAGAAAACAAAGGCGAAATTGTTATTTATAAGGCTGAAGAAGGGCCTGAGCTACAAGTTACTCTTGAGAATGAGACCGTTTGGCTTAATTTACAGCAAATGACTGATTTGTTCCAAAGAGACAAGTCGGTTATCTCAAGGCATATCCAAAATATCTATAAAGAGGCTGAACTTAGCCAAAATGCAACAGTTGCATTTTTTGCAACAGTTCAAAAAGAAGGCAATCGTGAAGTGAAACGCGAAATTGAGTTTTATAACCTCGACATGATCATCTCGGTGGGCTATCGGGTCAATTCCAAGCGCGGTACGCAATTTCGGATATGGGCCACGCAGAGATTGCGTGATTATTTGCTGAAAGGTTATCTGGTCAATGAAAAGCGTTTGAAAGAAAACGAAGAAATAAAGCTCAAGGAGCTTCAACAGGCAGTCGGCTTGATGCAGCAAGCTCTTTCTGTTAAGAGGCTCGAAGGTTATGAAAAAGAACTTTTGAATATTATCACTGACTATGCCAATACATGGCTGACTTTTTATCAGTTCGATGCCGGAACTTTGGCTTTGGAAGGAAATAAAAAAACCACGAAGCATTTGGAATATGAGCAGATCAAAAAATCCATCGTGCGGTTCAAACAGCGCCTGATGAAAGACGATGAAGCCAGCGAGCTGTTCGGAACGGAAGTGTCGGAAAAACTGCTGTCACTTTTGGGCAACGTCAAACAAAGCTTGGGAGGCAAAGATGTGTATCCGACCCTGGAAGAAAAAGCCGCTCATCTTTTATACTTTGCCGTAAAAAACCATCCGTTCGTGGACGGCAACAAACGGATCGGGGCATTGCTGTTCATTTTGTTCCTGGTCCAGAATAATTTTCTGATCAATAAGCGGGGCGAACGCAAGATCAATGATTCGGCGCTCACCGCCGTGACCCTGCTCGTGGCCGAGTCGAAGCCGGCACAGAAAGATGTCATGGTAAAATTGATAGTGAATCTGATTAACAAAAAATAG
- a CDS encoding ribosome-binding factor A, producing the protein MSRRTEKVASLMHEKIGEYLKLLELPALTTISKVEVTPDLKWSKVWITVMGDGKKQTEVLKIIGENLRDLQKQLNRELTMKFVPKIKFVMDHGEEYAAKINELLRKTHEE; encoded by the coding sequence ATGAGCAGACGGACCGAAAAAGTCGCATCTTTGATGCATGAAAAAATTGGTGAATATCTTAAACTGCTTGAACTGCCCGCGCTGACCACTATCAGTAAAGTTGAGGTCACGCCGGATTTGAAATGGAGCAAAGTGTGGATCACTGTGATGGGAGATGGAAAAAAACAAACTGAGGTGCTGAAAATAATCGGTGAAAATCTGCGAGATCTGCAAAAGCAGTTGAACCGGGAACTGACCATGAAGTTCGTGCCGAAGATCAAATTCGTGATGGACCACGGTGAAGAGTATGCGGCCAAGATCAATGAACTTTTACGCAAGACCCATGAAGAATAA
- a CDS encoding SRPBCC family protein, which translates to MAEKFTAKSEGVIMAPAHEVWQALTDPVMVKQWLYGTDMSVTEWKIGGEIRYKGEWEGKKYEDKGTILEIEPEKLLVSTYWSSMSGTPDVPESYQKVSYKLDPSGGGTKLTITQEGNATEESAKHSEGNWNQVLQSLKKIVEK; encoded by the coding sequence ATGGCAGAAAAATTTACCGCAAAAAGTGAAGGAGTGATCATGGCGCCGGCGCACGAAGTCTGGCAGGCGCTGACCGATCCTGTCATGGTCAAACAGTGGCTCTACGGGACAGATATGTCGGTCACGGAATGGAAGATCGGCGGCGAGATCAGATATAAAGGTGAGTGGGAAGGTAAGAAATATGAAGACAAAGGCACGATCTTGGAAATTGAGCCGGAAAAATTGCTGGTCAGCACTTATTGGAGCTCCATGTCAGGCACGCCGGATGTGCCGGAAAGCTATCAGAAAGTAAGTTACAAATTGGACCCGTCCGGCGGCGGGACCAAACTTACGATCACCCAAGAGGGGAATGCAACCGAGGAATCAGCGAAGCATTCCGAAGGCAACTGGAATCAAGTTTTGCAAAGTTTGAAAAAAATCGTTGAGAAATAA
- a CDS encoding RodZ domain-containing protein — MKIDTLGEYLVQVRTQLNLDLKTVSLLTQIKPSYIEYLEAGNFDVLPADVYIRGFLKSLANLYRIKEQILIDQYEKERGFEVAQPRAKNTQSKLSLNPKIIILGLSLLVALAALGYVATEIRSILAPPHLAIDEPSSDQTVTSNSIVVSGAAEPGAEVSINNQPVLTDSTGQFTENLLLNTGLNIIEISEKNKFNKVSKITRQIISEPVSAVVAPKQAVNLTIQTGPNSAWVYLEADGIVIQRGTMLAGATKTVSAKDEIILTSADAGSTQVIYNGKDLGKLGREGEVIRNVQFSSQ; from the coding sequence GTGAAGATCGACACGCTCGGCGAATATCTGGTTCAAGTGCGCACGCAGCTGAATTTGGACCTGAAAACCGTCAGTCTCTTAACCCAGATCAAGCCTTCATATATAGAGTACTTGGAAGCGGGCAATTTTGATGTCCTGCCGGCCGATGTCTATATCCGGGGTTTTTTGAAAAGCCTGGCCAATCTTTACCGTATAAAAGAACAGATCCTGATCGATCAGTATGAAAAAGAACGCGGATTCGAAGTAGCACAACCTCGGGCCAAAAATACCCAAAGCAAGCTTTCGTTGAATCCGAAGATCATTATTCTAGGCTTAAGTTTACTGGTAGCTTTGGCCGCGCTGGGCTATGTGGCGACAGAGATCCGCTCTATCCTGGCTCCGCCGCATCTGGCAATAGATGAGCCTAGTTCAGACCAAACCGTGACCAGCAACAGTATTGTGGTCTCAGGCGCAGCCGAACCCGGGGCCGAGGTTTCGATCAACAACCAGCCGGTACTGACCGATTCGACCGGCCAGTTCACGGAAAATTTATTGCTCAACACTGGCCTTAATATCATTGAGATCTCGGAAAAAAATAAATTCAACAAAGTCAGCAAGATCACAAGACAGATCATCAGCGAGCCGGTCAGCGCCGTTGTCGCGCCGAAGCAGGCAGTGAACCTGACCATTCAAACCGGACCGAACAGCGCATGGGTATATCTGGAGGCGGACGGCATCGTGATCCAAAGAGGGACCATGCTGGCAGGTGCGACCAAAACGGTTTCGGCAAAGGACGAAATTATTTTAACTTCAGCCGACGCCGGCTCTACACAAGTGATCTACAACGGCAAGGATCTGGGAAAACTCGGTCGTGAAGGCGAAGTCATCCGCAACGTGCAATTTAGTTCGCAGTAG
- a CDS encoding bifunctional oligoribonuclease/PAP phosphatase NrnA — MKNNTYNFKKALDLIKSSDKILLTTHEGTDGDDLGSALAVFGYLKQLDKKVQVVIKGGVPNNLIFLPDSDEVKSQLENLDPDLLISFGCNKIERTGLRQLQNIGSPIINFDHHPDNTNFGTVNIVDPDTAAVAELVYYFLKFASAEIDKNMATAMLTGIFTDTGGFKHANTSASALEVASELLKKGARIDKIALQTIGKKRPTTIKAWSKGLENARFDPEKKMVFSVLTEDDLKEIGATDEDLDGFVELLNNIPQARFALLLRQDGSVVKGSLRSELNKKVDVSKIAKSFGGGGHKLASGFKINGKLTREGDNWRIK, encoded by the coding sequence ATGAAGAATAATACGTACAATTTTAAGAAAGCGCTGGATCTGATCAAATCTTCCGATAAGATCCTTTTGACCACGCATGAAGGCACAGACGGGGATGATCTGGGGTCAGCTTTAGCTGTGTTTGGATATTTAAAACAATTAGACAAAAAAGTTCAGGTAGTGATAAAGGGCGGCGTGCCGAATAATTTGATATTTTTGCCGGATTCGGATGAGGTTAAATCGCAGTTGGAAAATTTAGATCCGGATCTGCTGATCAGTTTCGGCTGCAATAAAATCGAGCGCACGGGTCTAAGACAACTTCAGAATATCGGCAGCCCGATCATTAATTTTGACCATCATCCTGATAACACAAACTTCGGCACCGTTAATATCGTGGACCCTGATACCGCGGCTGTGGCTGAACTGGTTTATTATTTTTTGAAGTTTGCCAGCGCGGAGATCGATAAAAATATGGCCACCGCGATGCTGACCGGGATTTTCACCGACACCGGAGGGTTCAAGCATGCCAATACTTCCGCCAGCGCATTGGAAGTGGCATCCGAGCTTTTGAAAAAAGGGGCCAGGATCGATAAGATCGCTCTGCAGACCATTGGTAAAAAAAGGCCTACCACGATCAAAGCCTGGTCCAAAGGTCTGGAGAACGCCCGGTTTGATCCGGAAAAAAAGATGGTGTTCTCAGTGCTGACGGAAGATGATCTGAAAGAGATCGGCGCGACTGATGAGGATCTGGATGGATTCGTGGAACTATTGAACAATATACCGCAAGCACGTTTCGCGCTGCTGCTGCGGCAGGACGGCAGCGTGGTCAAAGGCAGTCTTCGTTCTGAGCTGAATAAAAAAGTGGATGTATCCAAGATCGCCAAATCTTTCGGCGGCGGCGGTCACAAACTGGCATCCGGGTTTAAGATCAACGGCAAGCTTACCCGAGAAGGAGATAATTGGCGTATAAAATAG
- a CDS encoding bacteriocin-protection protein, YdeI/OmpD-associated family yields the protein MLKFDLPVKAFKTQKDWEKWLAKNHSKPDGIWLRFYKKASGVKTIVYAEALDAALCYGWIDGQSNRYDEKSYVQRFTPRRKRSVWSKTNIAHTARLKKLGRMKPAGLAAIAEAKKERPMGECVSPAEPCDTAGRFLGSPGKEKESEKVF from the coding sequence ATGCTTAAATTTGATCTGCCTGTCAAAGCTTTTAAAACCCAAAAGGATTGGGAAAAGTGGCTGGCGAAAAATCATAGTAAGCCAGACGGCATTTGGCTGCGATTTTACAAAAAAGCTTCAGGCGTAAAAACAATTGTTTATGCGGAAGCCTTGGACGCGGCGCTTTGTTACGGCTGGATTGACGGACAATCAAATCGGTACGATGAAAAATCCTATGTACAAAGGTTTACTCCCAGAAGGAAGCGAAGCGTGTGGTCAAAAACAAACATTGCGCATACTGCAAGGCTCAAGAAGCTCGGCCGCATGAAGCCTGCGGGTTTGGCAGCTATTGCGGAAGCCAAAAAAGAACGGCCGATGGGCGAATGCGTATCACCCGCAGAGCCGTGCGACACTGCCGGAAGATTTCTTGGAAGCCCTGGGAAAGAAAAAGAAAGCGAAAAAGTTTTTTGA
- a CDS encoding DNA translocase FtsK 4TM domain-containing protein, with protein MAKKRNQDDYDFSNFKRPQLNLKSGTRKTVAMVFFTVLAILFTLSLANLAGPFGNVANQVLKLAFGWVAYLVPIIFLFVAIALFRQKPEEEASTVSTHAYVGAVLLLLTLTGVLHLWVIRTDVNLAFDLVKSGRGGGYLGVLTSYPLMHLMGFAASMVILIAGIMVSFLVTFNISFSDLFRKREVLDSKQKTNGKLRINNAANAGFTKESVGELNKIVSRDRPEVTVNGLDELKTSKRVKMTAPEDKNWKFPPLDLLDEAKTKVDSGNIEANVAIIQKTLNDFGIDVEMGEVNVGPTVTQYTFRPAVGVKLSQIASLQNDLALALAAKSVRMELPIPGKALVGIEIPNKSTALVRLKELISHAAFAEQPSKLAFALGRDVAGHPMIADLSRMPHLLIAGATGTGKSVAINSFLISLMYRVTPSEVKLIIIDPKRVELALYNGLPHLMTPVITDHQKAVNALKWAVAEMDRRYKLLSEVHKRSIAEYNSASLLKLPYLVIVVDELADLMSVAQNEVEATIVRLAQMARAVGIHLVVATQRPSVDVITGLIKANITSRMAFAVASQVDSRTILDSSGAEKLLGLGDMLYVTAEFTKPKRVQGTFVAEKEIKRVVDFIKEQTGNTIYDESIVEKPIRGVSVPGFENSDDEDDDELMAEAIEVVQNAGKASASLLQRRLRVGYARAARLLDLMEDKGLIGPGEGAKPREVYGSEGAVEVSEEEEFEKAQKGDYDS; from the coding sequence ATGGCAAAAAAACGAAACCAAGACGATTACGATTTCTCAAATTTCAAACGGCCGCAGCTGAATCTGAAAAGCGGCACGCGTAAAACTGTGGCCATGGTGTTTTTTACGGTTCTAGCCATTTTGTTTACCTTAAGCTTGGCTAATCTGGCAGGTCCGTTTGGTAATGTGGCGAATCAGGTTCTGAAACTGGCCTTTGGATGGGTGGCATATTTGGTCCCGATCATTTTTTTATTCGTGGCGATCGCTCTGTTCCGCCAAAAGCCCGAGGAAGAAGCATCCACCGTTTCCACGCATGCGTATGTCGGCGCCGTGCTTTTGCTCCTGACGCTTACCGGAGTTCTGCATTTGTGGGTCATCCGCACGGATGTGAATTTGGCATTTGATCTGGTGAAATCCGGCCGGGGCGGGGGCTACCTGGGAGTTTTGACCAGCTATCCGCTGATGCATCTGATGGGTTTTGCCGCAAGTATGGTGATCTTGATCGCCGGGATCATGGTTTCTTTTTTAGTCACATTCAATATTTCTTTTTCGGATCTGTTCCGTAAAAGAGAAGTTTTGGACAGTAAACAAAAAACCAACGGCAAACTGCGGATAAACAATGCCGCCAATGCCGGATTTACAAAAGAAAGCGTGGGCGAGCTCAATAAGATCGTTTCCAGAGACCGGCCTGAGGTTACGGTCAACGGATTGGATGAATTAAAGACATCGAAGAGGGTCAAAATGACGGCACCGGAGGACAAGAACTGGAAATTTCCGCCGCTGGATCTTTTGGATGAAGCGAAAACCAAGGTTGATTCAGGCAATATTGAAGCCAATGTAGCGATCATCCAAAAAACTCTGAATGATTTTGGGATCGACGTGGAGATGGGAGAAGTTAATGTCGGCCCGACCGTGACCCAGTATACTTTCCGTCCCGCTGTCGGCGTAAAACTTTCCCAGATCGCCAGCCTGCAAAACGATTTGGCTTTGGCTTTGGCAGCCAAATCGGTGCGCATGGAATTGCCGATCCCGGGCAAGGCTCTGGTCGGAATTGAGATCCCTAACAAATCCACAGCCCTGGTCCGTCTTAAGGAACTCATTTCGCATGCCGCATTCGCAGAGCAGCCTTCAAAACTGGCCTTTGCCTTAGGGCGCGACGTGGCAGGGCATCCGATGATAGCTGATCTTTCCCGCATGCCGCATTTGCTGATCGCGGGAGCGACGGGTACCGGCAAGTCTGTGGCCATCAATTCTTTTCTTATCAGCCTGATGTATCGCGTGACTCCTTCGGAAGTGAAATTGATCATCATTGACCCGAAAAGAGTGGAGCTGGCTTTGTATAATGGCCTACCGCATCTGATGACGCCGGTGATAACTGACCACCAGAAAGCCGTAAACGCCCTGAAGTGGGCCGTGGCTGAGATGGACAGGCGATATAAATTGTTGTCCGAGGTCCATAAACGGAGTATCGCCGAATATAACAGCGCTTCGCTTCTTAAGCTGCCATACTTGGTAATTGTGGTGGATGAATTGGCTGATCTGATGAGCGTTGCCCAGAATGAAGTGGAAGCGACTATCGTCAGATTGGCGCAGATGGCCCGGGCTGTAGGCATTCATTTGGTGGTGGCAACCCAAAGGCCTTCGGTTGATGTCATCACAGGATTGATCAAAGCCAATATCACCTCTCGTATGGCATTTGCCGTAGCGTCGCAAGTTGATTCGCGGACGATCCTGGACTCATCCGGAGCTGAAAAACTTTTGGGCTTGGGGGACATGCTCTATGTCACCGCAGAATTTACCAAACCTAAGCGTGTGCAGGGAACATTTGTTGCGGAAAAAGAGATCAAGCGGGTGGTAGATTTTATTAAAGAGCAGACCGGCAATACTATTTATGATGAGTCGATCGTGGAGAAGCCAATCAGAGGCGTCAGTGTTCCAGGATTTGAAAATTCAGACGATGAGGACGATGATGAGCTGATGGCGGAAGCAATTGAAGTGGTTCAAAACGCAGGCAAAGCATCAGCATCTTTATTGCAACGAAGACTAAGAGTCGGCTATGCCAGAGCGGCCAGGCTTCTGGATCTGATGGAAGACAAAGGATTGATCGGTCCCGGTGAAGGCGCCAAACCCCGGGAAGTTTACGGCAGCGAGGGTGCCGTGGAAGTTTCCGAAGAAGAAGAATTCGAAAAAGCGCAAAAGGGAGATTATGATAGTTGA
- the infB gene encoding translation initiation factor IF-2 yields the protein MASDLGFNVSETQETTTRLGLGYVADEVKKEQAEKPAEFITRPPIVAIMGHVDHGKTTLLDMIRSTKVVDTESGGITQHIGAYQVNRNGKLITFLDTPGHEAFAAMRARGANVTDIIVLVVAADDGVKPQTIEVINRAKLTATPMIVAINKVDRPDANVERVKKELADYGVLVEEWAGTTPVAKISALSGAGVDDLLDLILLQSEVLDLKANPSGAALGTVIESHLSRTLGSIATILVQNGTLNLSDFVAVGRAYGKIRSMTDPKGAKVKSAGPSSAVLITGLSDVPSAGDVLKTYTTADEAKAYAESIIKSERAKKMAVSKKKLNLTGKDLNLIIKVDVLGSLEAINEALNKLKNTEVKLNILEEGAGEITENDVLRAAAANAVIIGFHTRLNVQAAKLAQAKNVVVQQYDIIYELIEDLTRQVVEMLTPEVLRTDLGRAKVLAIFRTEKDKMIIGGNVAEGKIKDGAEFEIKRGDEMVGKGQVLELQQNKIKTREVLHGSEFGSSVKTSNKIEAGDVLVMFEETIRKKTL from the coding sequence GTGGCGTCAGATCTGGGCTTTAATGTTTCTGAAACCCAGGAGACCACGACCAGATTGGGTTTGGGTTATGTGGCGGATGAAGTAAAAAAAGAACAGGCGGAAAAACCCGCTGAATTTATCACCCGGCCGCCGATCGTGGCGATCATGGGTCATGTGGACCACGGCAAAACCACTTTGCTGGATATGATCCGCTCGACCAAGGTCGTGGATACCGAATCCGGCGGCATCACACAGCACATCGGAGCTTATCAGGTGAACCGCAACGGCAAGCTCATCACATTTTTGGACACTCCCGGGCATGAGGCGTTCGCGGCCATGCGCGCCCGCGGCGCAAATGTCACGGACATTATTGTTTTGGTTGTAGCTGCAGACGATGGCGTCAAACCGCAGACGATCGAGGTCATCAACCGCGCAAAACTCACGGCCACTCCAATGATCGTGGCGATCAATAAAGTTGATCGGCCGGATGCCAATGTTGAACGGGTAAAAAAAGAACTGGCGGATTACGGCGTGCTGGTTGAAGAATGGGCCGGCACGACGCCGGTTGCCAAAATCTCGGCGTTAAGCGGCGCCGGCGTGGACGATCTTTTGGATCTGATCTTATTGCAATCGGAAGTCTTAGACCTGAAGGCCAACCCATCGGGAGCCGCATTAGGCACGGTGATAGAATCGCATCTTTCCAGAACCTTAGGTTCGATCGCGACTATTCTGGTCCAGAACGGCACCTTGAATTTATCCGATTTTGTGGCTGTGGGCCGCGCTTACGGCAAGATCCGGTCCATGACCGATCCCAAAGGCGCGAAAGTGAAATCCGCCGGGCCCTCCTCGGCTGTGCTGATCACCGGACTTTCAGACGTACCGTCTGCCGGTGACGTGCTCAAAACTTACACTACTGCGGATGAAGCCAAGGCTTATGCTGAAAGCATCATCAAATCGGAAAGGGCCAAAAAAATGGCTGTCAGCAAAAAAAAGTTGAACCTGACCGGCAAGGACCTGAACCTGATCATTAAAGTTGATGTGCTCGGCAGTCTTGAAGCCATCAACGAAGCTTTGAATAAACTCAAGAACACCGAGGTCAAGCTGAACATTCTGGAAGAAGGCGCAGGCGAGATCACGGAGAACGATGTGCTGCGAGCCGCGGCCGCGAATGCCGTGATCATAGGGTTCCATACCCGCCTGAATGTCCAGGCCGCTAAACTGGCGCAGGCAAAAAATGTGGTTGTCCAGCAATATGACATTATCTACGAATTGATCGAAGACCTAACGCGCCAGGTGGTCGAGATGCTGACGCCTGAAGTTTTGCGCACAGACCTGGGCCGCGCCAAGGTCCTCGCGATCTTCCGCACGGAAAAAGACAAAATGATCATCGGCGGCAATGTGGCTGAAGGAAAGATCAAGGACGGGGCAGAGTTTGAGATCAAACGCGGCGATGAGATGGTAGGGAAAGGGCAGGTTTTGGAATTGCAGCAAAATAAGATTAAGACCCGCGAAGTTTTGCATGGATCGGAATTCGGCTCCAGCGTTAAGACTTCAAATAAGATAGAAGCCGGCGATGTGCTGGTTATGTTTGAAGAAACTATCAGGAAAAAAACTTTGTAA
- a CDS encoding YbjQ family protein, whose amino-acid sequence MDNIVGHNMVTTTFELDNFRVVKNFGISRGIVVRSRSIFGTIGAGLQTLFGGNISLFTELCEKTREDAFDLMLKHAGEMGANAVLGARYDATEIMQGVTEVLAYGTAVLVEPK is encoded by the coding sequence ATGGACAATATAGTCGGTCACAATATGGTCACCACGACATTCGAGCTTGATAATTTTCGGGTGGTAAAAAATTTCGGGATTTCCCGGGGAATTGTCGTCCGTTCCCGTTCCATATTTGGAACGATCGGCGCCGGTCTGCAAACGCTGTTCGGCGGCAATATCAGCTTATTTACTGAGCTTTGCGAAAAAACCCGCGAGGATGCTTTTGATCTGATGCTGAAGCACGCAGGCGAGATGGGTGCTAATGCCGTGCTCGGCGCCCGCTATGACGCCACGGAAATCATGCAGGGCGTGACCGAAGTCTTGGCTTACGGCACAGCAGTTCTGGTAGAGCCGAAATAA
- a CDS encoding Hsp20/alpha crystallin family protein, whose product MGTQTISEEAEEGMQETDENEVGPQATGSQEDWLSEYEGQLTIDMYQTKDNVIIKSTIAGVRPEDIDVTIANDMVTIRGERKRDFDASSEDYFYQECYWGSFSRSVVLPVDVDIEGVNADLRDGILTVILPKAAKAKARKIKVGAKV is encoded by the coding sequence ATGGGAACGCAAACCATATCGGAGGAAGCGGAAGAAGGGATGCAGGAAACTGATGAAAATGAAGTCGGACCGCAGGCCACGGGCTCGCAGGAAGACTGGCTCTCCGAATATGAAGGCCAGCTGACCATCGATATGTACCAGACCAAAGATAACGTCATCATCAAATCAACCATCGCCGGAGTTCGGCCCGAAGATATTGATGTGACGATCGCCAATGATATGGTCACCATCCGCGGCGAGCGCAAGCGGGATTTTGACGCTTCCAGCGAGGATTATTTTTATCAGGAATGTTATTGGGGGAGTTTTTCCAGGTCAGTAGTGCTGCCGGTAGATGTGGATATTGAAGGCGTCAATGCCGATCTGAGGGACGGAATTCTGACCGTCATCCTGCCAAAAGCGGCCAAGGCCAAAGCGCGAAAGATCAAAGTAGGCGCTAAAGTTTAA
- a CDS encoding glycosyltransferase, with product MVNWISLPLRKPLAGLKSKNVLELLREFQPYIVISTQTISTGIVAHLKSKGLYQGRLVAVFSDFHTHTFWVYHEVDLYLCAIAEQVSDLIKLGVPKEKIAVTGMILAEKFNAKIDKDQARREAGLLTTMPVILLFNGARPRMGVKAVFTRLLRSPRSFQILVVCGLNQELKTELEKISPPGPHPVKILGYADNMDVLMSAADVMVGKTGGPTMGEALLKKLPIILTNIHPGHEQSNLEYLVRNNIAQYARNPTEAVFFVEQILDGKLKKDWEHAFSKLIAPKGAVSVASAIGRIRPEEPEKYGGITVKNYQEI from the coding sequence ATGGTGAATTGGATCAGCCTGCCGCTGAGGAAGCCCCTCGCCGGTCTAAAATCCAAAAATGTCCTGGAACTTTTGCGGGAGTTCCAGCCGTATATCGTCATCAGCACTCAAACCATCTCCACCGGCATCGTCGCCCATTTGAAATCAAAAGGGCTGTATCAAGGCCGGCTGGTGGCCGTATTTTCCGATTTTCATACGCATACATTTTGGGTTTATCATGAGGTTGATCTGTACTTGTGCGCCATTGCCGAGCAGGTTTCGGACCTAATCAAGCTCGGAGTTCCGAAAGAGAAGATCGCAGTCACCGGCATGATCCTGGCCGAAAAGTTCAATGCTAAGATCGATAAAGATCAGGCCAGAAGGGAAGCCGGGTTGTTAACCACGATGCCTGTGATCTTGCTGTTTAACGGGGCCAGACCGCGGATGGGAGTTAAAGCCGTGTTCACCAGGCTGCTGCGTTCCCCCAGAAGTTTTCAGATCCTGGTGGTATGCGGTTTGAACCAGGAATTGAAGACGGAATTGGAAAAAATCTCTCCTCCGGGTCCGCATCCGGTGAAGATACTGGGATATGCGGATAATATGGATGTTCTGATGTCAGCTGCGGATGTGATGGTCGGCAAAACCGGTGGGCCGACAATGGGCGAGGCTTTGCTGAAAAAATTGCCCATCATTCTGACCAACATTCACCCGGGGCATGAGCAGAGCAATCTGGAATATTTGGTCCGGAATAATATTGCGCAGTATGCCCGCAATCCTACGGAGGCGGTATTTTTTGTGGAGCAGATCCTCGATGGCAAGTTGAAAAAAGACTGGGAACATGCTTTCAGTAAGCTGATCGCTCCTAAAGGAGCGGTTTCCGTGGCCTCTGCCATTGGCAGGATCCGGCCGGAAGAACCTGAAAAATATGGCGGAATTACGGTAAAAAATTATCAAGAGATTTAA